Proteins from one Silurus meridionalis isolate SWU-2019-XX chromosome 3, ASM1480568v1, whole genome shotgun sequence genomic window:
- the si:dkey-3d4.3 gene encoding tip elongation aberrant protein 1: MSTKTSSCLWTPVPQISPAPCDRYKHAICAYNGNVYVLGGRGKHSLKDFWKYNVLCNKWLELDCDNDNAPDELEEHSMVPHQGVLYVFGGLRDSAYSDSKTPLWLFDTAKELWFYIEEQSPLSQNVVPANKKGHSAVVLRSCMFIYGGYIDMRGASQEFWRFDMDSRLWSILSIPQVGPGPRHSHSAITHQDYMYLYGGLQGLKEQRDLWRWSYHSQTWTCIRTTSGPSKLMGHAAVVYKGSMLLFGGGEAPTAPTNCLWCLNLTTLMWERLPSLHGSTAPCRIHHRCVGLGPKFQPRPPNNTTSIELSITKSKDNTFRPFKNKCFPSRPLKLQPEEDIELQNLHLGLKSTKVYGNCLTFENHVTQESRDDEHSENETEDPVEVPMPDLLLVLGGKPLKEQAAISVWQMTMGDS, encoded by the exons ATGAGCACGAAGACCAGTTCCTGTCTGTGGACTCCTGTGCCTCAGATTTCTCCTGCACCATGTGACCGCTATAAACATGCTATTTGTGCTTACAATGGGAATGTGTATGTGCTCGGAGGTAGAGGGAAGCATTCGTTAAAAGACTTCTGGAAATACAATGTGT TATGTAACAAGTGGTTGGAGTTGGACTGTGATAATGATAATGCACCTGATGAATTGGAGGAACACAGCATGGTCCCCCATCAG GGTGTCCTTTATGTTTTCGGAGGCTTGAGGGATTCGGCATATTCTGACTCAAAAACACCTCTTTGGTTGTTTGACACAG CCAAGGAGCTATGGTTTTACATAGAAGAACAAAGTCCACTttctcag AATGTGGTGCCAGCCAACAAGAAAGGACACAGTGCTGTCGTGTTGAGATCCTGCATGTTCATTTATGGTGGATACATTGACATGCGCGGGGCATCACAGGAATTCTGGAGATTTGATATGG acTCCAGGTTGTGGTCAATTTTGAGTATTCCACAAGTGGGTCCTGGACCTCGGCatagccactctgccataacCCACCAAGATTATATGTACCTGTATGGTGGTTTGCAAGGTCTGAAGGAGCAGAGGGACCTGTGGAGATGGAGCTATCACAGTCAAACTTGGACCTGCATCAGAACCAC CTCAGGACCCTCTAAACTGATGGGCCATGCTGCTGTGGTGTACAAGGGCAGCATGCTGCTGTTTGGTGGGGGAGAGGCCCCGACTGCTCCCACAAACTGCCTGTGGTGTCTCAATCTTACCACACTCATGTGGGAGAGGCTGCCTTCATTGCATGGATCCACTGCTCCATGCCGGATTCACCACCGCTGTGTTGGTCTTGGCCCTAAATTCCAGCCTAGACCACCAAATAATACCACTAGCATTGAACTTTCCATAACAAAAAGCAAGGACAACACATTTAGACCCTTCAAGAACAAGTGTTTCCCCTCCAGACCCTTAAAATTGCAACCTGAGGAGGACATAGAGCTTCAGAATTTGCATCTTGGCTTAAAAAGCACTAAGGTATATGGGAACTGCCTTACCTTTGAAAACCATGTTACTCAAGAGAGCAGGGATGATGAGCATTCTGAAAATGAAACTGAGGACCCTGTGGAGGTTCCAATGCCTGACTTGCTACTTGTATTGGGAGGTAAACCTCTAAAAGAACAAGCTGCCATTTCAGTATGGCAAATGACTATGGGAGATAGCTGA
- the inhbb gene encoding inhibin beta B chain, with protein MIACRREGEKMKLMVRVMCWLMVCVLSVRGAGSDTSALPRDSCASCGLGRPDVPDAMDTDFLEAVKRHILSRLQMRQRPNITHPIPKAAMVTALRKLHAGKVRADGRFEIPSLDGQAAYSNEAQEETSEIISFAESDDLTSVKSSLYFVISNEGNQNLYVQQASLWLYFKLLPGGLEKGVRRKVTVRLHCQELGGQEKWVEKRLELKRSGWHTFPLSEAVRVALGKGGRRQDLDVHCEGCDIAKVAPVLVDVGDPSHRPFLVVRARQAEGKHRIHKRGLECDGNHGGLCCRQQFYIDFRIIGWNDWIIAPAGYFGNYCEGNCPAYMAGVPGSASSFHTAVVNQYRMRGISPGSVNSCCIPTKLSTMSMLYFDDEYNIVKRDVPNMIVEECGCA; from the exons ATGATCGCCTGTAGACgagaaggagaaaagatgaAGCTAATGGTGCGGGTGATGTGCTGGTTAATGGTTTGTGTGCTGTCAGTGCGGGGCGCCGGGAGCGACACCTCTGCGCTGCCCCGGGACTCGTGCGCGTCATGCGGCCTCGGCCGTCCCGACGTTCCAGACGCGATGGACACGGACTTTCTGGAGGCAGTGAAGAGGCATATACTGAGCAGACTGCAGATGAGACAGAGACCCAACATCACGCACCCGATCCCCAAAGCGGCCATGGTCACGGCATTGAGGAAGCTCCACGCCGGGAAAGTGCGGGCGGACGGGAGGTTCGAGATTCCCAGCTTAGACGGCCAAGCCGCTTACAGCAACGAGGCGCAAGAGGAAACGTCAGAAATTATCAGCTTCGCTGAGTCAG ATGACCTGACTTCTGTGAAGTCCAGCCTCTATTTTGTGATCTCCAATGAGGGCAACCAGAACCTGTATGTGCAGCAGGCCAGTCTATGGCTGTACTTCAAACTTCTTCCTGGAGGCCTGGAAAAAGGTGTGCGTCGGAAGGTGACGGTGAGGTTGCATTGCCAGGAGCTTGGCGGTCAAGAAAAATGGGTTGAGAAGCGGCTGGAGCTGAAGCGCAGTGGCTGGCACACATTTCCATTGTCAGAGGCAGTCCGAGTGGCATTAGGAAAAGGTGGCCGTCGACAAGACTTGGATGTGCACTGCGAGGGCTGTGACATAGCCAAAGTGGCGCCGGTTTTAGTGGACGTAGGTGATCCCTCGCACCGCCCTTTCCTGGTGGTGCGAGCACGCCAAGCCGAGGGGAAACATCGCATCCACAAGCGTGGCTTGGAGTGCGATGGAAACCATGGTGGTCTGTGCTGCAGGCAGCAGTTCTACATTGACTTTAGGATCATAGGCTGGAATGACTGGATCATAGCTCCCGCTGGCTACTTTGGCAACTATTGCGAGGGCAACTGCCCGGCATACATGGCAGGAGTGCCGGGCTCGGCATCCTCATTTCACACAGCTGTGGTCAATCAGTACCGCATGCGAGGCATAAGCCCAGGCTCAGTGAACTCCTGCTGCATTCCTACCAAGCTCAGCACCATGTCCATGCTCTACTTTGACGATGAGTACAACATTGTCAAGCGGGACGTTCCGAACATGATTGTGGAGGAATGTGGCTGTGCCTGA